Proteins encoded within one genomic window of Mesobacillus subterraneus:
- a CDS encoding tRNA dihydrouridine synthase, whose translation MKENFWRDLPRPFFILAPMEEVTDVVFRHVVSEAARPDVFFTEFTNSESYCHPDGIKSVRGRLTFTEDEQPMVAHIWGDKPENFKQMSIGMAEMGFKGLDINMGCPVPNVVQNGKGSGLIRRPEVAAELIQAAKAGGLPVSVKTRLGLTEVDEWQSWLKHILEQDIANLSIHLRTRDEMSKVDAHWELIPEIKKLRDEVAPDTLLTINGDIPDRQTGLKLVEQYGVDGVMIGRGIFHNPFAFELEKKEHGSEELLDLLSLHMELHDKYSHLELRPFTALHRFFKIYVKGFPGASALRNQLMNTKTTDEVRELLDNFASQNLDEQMKQ comes from the coding sequence ATGAAAGAGAATTTTTGGCGTGATTTACCACGGCCATTTTTTATATTGGCACCAATGGAAGAAGTGACGGATGTTGTTTTCCGCCATGTAGTGAGTGAAGCGGCAAGACCGGATGTGTTCTTTACAGAGTTTACGAACTCGGAAAGCTATTGTCACCCAGATGGAATCAAGAGTGTGCGCGGACGCTTGACTTTTACAGAGGATGAACAGCCGATGGTAGCTCATATATGGGGGGACAAGCCTGAAAACTTTAAGCAAATGAGCATTGGTATGGCAGAAATGGGTTTTAAGGGTCTGGATATCAATATGGGCTGTCCGGTTCCCAATGTGGTACAGAACGGGAAGGGAAGCGGCCTAATCCGTCGTCCTGAGGTTGCAGCTGAATTAATTCAGGCTGCCAAAGCAGGAGGATTGCCGGTAAGTGTCAAGACAAGGCTTGGTCTTACGGAAGTAGACGAATGGCAGAGCTGGCTGAAACACATTTTGGAACAAGACATTGCCAACCTTTCCATCCATCTGCGTACAAGGGATGAAATGAGCAAGGTGGATGCACATTGGGAGCTAATCCCGGAGATTAAGAAGCTTCGTGACGAGGTGGCACCAGATACTCTTTTGACAATCAATGGAGATATCCCTGACCGACAAACCGGCTTGAAGCTAGTTGAGCAGTATGGTGTTGATGGGGTGATGATTGGACGAGGCATTTTCCATAATCCATTTGCCTTTGAACTGGAGAAGAAAGAGCATGGCAGTGAGGAATTGCTTGACCTCTTAAGCTTGCATATGGAGCTCCATGATAAATATTCACATCTGGAGCTGCGGCCTTTCACGGCGCTTCATCGCTTTTTCAAAATCTATGTCAAAGGATTCCCCGGGGCGAGTGCATTAAGAAATCAGTTAATGAACACGAAGACAACAGATGAAGTGCGTGAATTGCTTGATAATTTTGCGTCACAGAATCTTGATGAACAAATGAAGCAGTAA
- a CDS encoding tetratricopeptide repeat-containing glycosyltransferase family 2 protein: protein MTTISLCMIVKNEEEVLENCLRSVQDICDEIVIVDTGSTDRTKEIALQFTDKVLDFEWIEDFSAARNFAFSNATMEYILWLDADDILLPADQQKFKKLKTSLNSNVDAVSMIYVILRDEYGNPTFHYRRNRLVKRIKNFKWNGPVHEYLDVSGNILSSDISVEHKKDEKQSIGHSDRNLRIYENRIKRGEDFSPRDLYYYANELRDHRQFEKAIIYYNEFLGGKKGWVEDNICACLNLADCHANRGEKDEEMDALLKSLSFDVPRPEPCCRIGDRFKTNKDYHTAIFWYTTATQKNKDTAGFQNQAYSTWYPQLQLCVCYWELGNVEKSIEHNQNAKKYRPDDKQVLFNEKFFGDFLKSKKEKK, encoded by the coding sequence ATGACCACCATCAGTCTCTGCATGATTGTTAAAAACGAAGAAGAAGTGTTGGAGAACTGTCTCAGGAGTGTACAGGATATCTGTGATGAGATCGTCATTGTGGATACCGGATCGACTGATAGGACGAAGGAAATAGCCCTGCAGTTCACTGATAAAGTACTTGATTTCGAATGGATTGAAGACTTTTCCGCAGCCCGGAATTTTGCCTTCAGCAACGCCACGATGGAGTATATCCTTTGGCTCGATGCTGATGATATTTTGCTGCCGGCCGACCAGCAAAAGTTCAAAAAGCTGAAAACCTCTCTGAATTCGAATGTTGATGCTGTCTCCATGATCTATGTCATCCTTAGGGATGAATATGGGAACCCGACTTTCCACTACAGAAGGAACCGCCTGGTGAAGAGAATCAAGAACTTCAAATGGAACGGACCCGTCCATGAATATCTTGATGTGAGCGGCAATATTTTATCCTCTGATATATCAGTAGAGCATAAAAAAGATGAAAAACAATCGATCGGCCATTCAGACAGGAATTTAAGAATATATGAAAATCGGATTAAAAGAGGAGAAGACTTTTCGCCAAGAGATCTTTACTATTATGCCAATGAGCTTCGTGACCATAGGCAATTTGAAAAAGCAATCATTTATTATAATGAGTTCCTGGGTGGCAAAAAAGGCTGGGTGGAGGACAACATATGTGCATGTTTGAATCTGGCTGATTGCCATGCCAATAGAGGAGAAAAAGATGAAGAAATGGATGCCCTGCTGAAGTCGCTGTCTTTCGATGTACCACGGCCTGAACCGTGTTGCCGGATTGGCGATCGTTTCAAGACCAATAAGGATTATCATACAGCAATTTTTTGGTATACTACCGCCACACAGAAAAATAAGGACACAGCCGGCTTCCAGAACCAGGCTTATTCCACATGGTACCCGCAGCTTCAGCTATGCGTATGCTATTGGGAATTAGGTAATGTAGAAAAATCGATTGAACATAATCAGAATGCTAAAAAATACCGCCCGGATGACAAGCAGGTTTTGTTCAATGAGAAGTTCTTCGGCGATTTTTTGAAGAGTAAAAAAGAAAAGAAGTAA
- a CDS encoding glycosyltransferase family 4 protein, which translates to MKKFLLVYDVDWWVLGKHAMVVQSHNPNLEIASIQSVYNRVAAHGAKKINDQYEVISAMCLGLAEYLLKAGVRVDSSLAVSYFYFTKNQPEFKEWLGDFELNPPFINKYLTRINKIGCINPKLASFLGDIVPNCNVKYLKQFVDTELFKPKEKKDCGKLVIGWVGDVKKKSKNYETLYKPIKDSFADNSKVEFKEATMDSYVPVEKMPNYYHSIDLLLITGNNEGGPAPALEAYGCGVPVISTNVGYVKEVAPSSAKHLVLDSTDPAEYIKVITHLLDQRDELLKYGKEGSQSVLNNYSIEKTVPEWNQFLFEM; encoded by the coding sequence ATGAAAAAATTTTTACTTGTCTATGACGTAGATTGGTGGGTTCTTGGCAAGCATGCCATGGTCGTTCAATCTCATAATCCAAATCTAGAAATAGCATCGATTCAATCAGTGTATAACCGGGTTGCAGCACATGGCGCGAAAAAGATTAATGACCAATATGAAGTTATTTCTGCCATGTGTTTAGGTCTGGCAGAATACTTGCTGAAGGCAGGGGTAAGAGTAGACAGTTCATTAGCGGTATCTTACTTTTATTTTACTAAAAACCAGCCCGAATTTAAGGAGTGGCTGGGTGACTTCGAGTTAAATCCGCCATTTATCAATAAATACCTAACAAGAATCAATAAAATCGGGTGCATAAATCCAAAGCTTGCTTCCTTTTTGGGAGACATTGTACCTAATTGTAATGTGAAATATTTAAAGCAGTTTGTCGATACAGAACTCTTTAAACCTAAAGAGAAAAAAGACTGTGGAAAACTTGTAATTGGCTGGGTTGGTGATGTGAAAAAGAAAAGTAAAAACTATGAAACTCTTTACAAGCCAATCAAGGATTCTTTTGCAGACAACTCAAAAGTTGAGTTTAAAGAAGCAACTATGGACTCCTACGTCCCCGTTGAAAAGATGCCAAATTATTATCATTCGATTGATTTGCTACTAATCACTGGTAACAACGAAGGGGGTCCTGCTCCTGCACTAGAAGCTTATGGTTGTGGAGTACCTGTTATTTCCACCAATGTTGGGTATGTGAAGGAAGTGGCACCGTCATCAGCCAAGCATCTGGTTCTGGACAGTACTGATCCAGCTGAATATATTAAAGTGATTACTCATTTACTGGATCAAAGAGACGAGTTGCTCAAGTATGGAAAAGAAGGTAGTCAATCTGTCCTAAATAATTATTCGATTGAAAAAACGGTGCCTGAATGGAATCAGTTTTTGTTCGAAATGTAA
- a CDS encoding NAD-dependent epimerase/dehydratase family protein → MKVLVVGGAGFIGSHVVDALVKKGYEIVVVDNLSSGKKDFLHPGAAFYSLNILDEGFVTIFEKERPDAVFHLAAQINVQKSIENSRLDAEVNILGTLKILELCKKHDCKLIYSSSAAVYGNPVYLPVDERHPVKPLSNYGISKYTPEMYISLYSQQYDVDYTILRYANVYGPRQDAEGEGGVVSIFMKKMINNEPPIIFGNGEQTRDFIYVEDVAAANIAAMEKDCRGVFNISSNQEMTINSLVDEINSSLKTKLAPIHKKFRAGDILHSCLNNLLAQNKLGWEPRFSFKEGLKKTVDSYRQ, encoded by the coding sequence ATGAAGGTATTGGTTGTAGGAGGTGCAGGTTTTATCGGCTCACATGTTGTAGATGCACTGGTTAAGAAGGGCTATGAAATAGTAGTAGTGGATAATCTTTCTTCAGGAAAGAAGGATTTCCTGCATCCAGGGGCCGCGTTTTATTCTTTGAATATACTAGATGAAGGTTTTGTGACTATTTTTGAAAAGGAAAGGCCAGATGCAGTCTTCCATCTTGCAGCACAGATCAATGTCCAGAAATCAATCGAAAACTCAAGACTAGACGCTGAGGTCAATATATTGGGTACGTTGAAAATTTTAGAACTATGTAAAAAACATGATTGTAAATTGATTTACTCCTCCTCAGCCGCAGTCTATGGGAACCCCGTCTATTTGCCTGTGGACGAACGCCACCCTGTTAAACCTCTATCAAACTATGGTATTTCGAAATACACTCCAGAAATGTATATCTCCCTTTATTCCCAGCAATATGATGTTGATTATACGATTCTGCGCTATGCGAATGTTTATGGACCAAGGCAGGATGCAGAGGGAGAAGGAGGTGTCGTTTCGATTTTCATGAAAAAAATGATCAATAATGAACCGCCGATAATCTTTGGGAATGGAGAACAAACCAGGGACTTTATTTATGTAGAAGACGTTGCTGCAGCTAATATCGCTGCTATGGAAAAGGATTGCCGCGGCGTTTTCAATATAAGCAGTAATCAAGAAATGACCATTAACTCGCTCGTCGACGAAATTAATTCTTCATTGAAAACCAAGCTGGCACCCATTCATAAAAAATTCAGGGCCGGCGATATCCTCCATAGCTGCCTTAATAACCTATTGGCACAAAATAAACTAGGTTGGGAGCCTAGATTTTCTTTCAAAGAGGGATTGAAGAAGACGGTTGACAGCTACAGGCAGTGA
- a CDS encoding GT-D fold domain-containing protein, with amino-acid sequence MSYSISREQWETIYNLGYPGQWDKASLASEAIYKGGEDLIQRKLKDNQYLPYNIEDIIEEGLKSFSKDIIQLKTPHEVKKQIWQATSEKKGLSVIRLGDGELLALAHDILVPSEVINKSGKLKYALGGFKVPDIDKRKELTRNLSEADIIGIPAARYPTYQRLFNKLAKSLKLPLNEMNITDSRINYLMNDGFTIYHDLLSKYRILLIGNRAKDGSKYFKNLGYKSIVGTISVPNIYEVPKVLEEVNQYEFDVAFVSAGIPANLICVDIAKKGKVAIDFGHLLDWYIEGRKMIKQN; translated from the coding sequence TTGAGTTACTCAATCTCTAGAGAACAATGGGAAACGATCTATAATCTTGGGTATCCTGGCCAATGGGATAAAGCCTCATTAGCTTCAGAAGCTATCTATAAAGGCGGGGAGGATCTCATACAAAGAAAATTAAAGGATAATCAATATCTCCCTTATAATATTGAAGACATTATCGAGGAGGGCTTGAAGAGTTTCTCAAAGGACATTATTCAACTTAAAACTCCACATGAAGTAAAGAAGCAAATTTGGCAAGCTACGAGTGAAAAAAAGGGCCTAAGTGTCATTCGCTTAGGTGATGGGGAACTTTTGGCGCTAGCACATGATATTTTGGTTCCTTCTGAAGTAATCAACAAAAGTGGAAAGTTGAAATATGCCTTAGGGGGCTTTAAAGTACCTGACATTGATAAAAGAAAGGAACTTACCAGAAATTTATCTGAAGCTGATATCATTGGTATTCCTGCTGCCAGATATCCAACTTATCAGCGATTATTCAACAAGCTTGCCAAATCACTGAAGCTGCCTTTGAATGAAATGAATATTACCGATTCCCGCATAAATTATTTGATGAATGACGGATTCACCATCTATCATGACCTGCTATCAAAATATCGTATTTTACTTATCGGAAACCGGGCAAAGGACGGCTCGAAATATTTTAAGAATTTGGGGTATAAGTCGATTGTAGGCACGATATCAGTCCCTAATATTTATGAAGTGCCAAAAGTACTTGAAGAAGTAAATCAATATGAATTTGATGTTGCCTTTGTATCCGCTGGAATACCAGCAAACCTAATATGCGTAGACATAGCCAAAAAGGGTAAAGTGGCTATAGATTTTGGTCATCTATTAGATTGGTATATAGAAGGAAGGAAAATGATCAAACAAAATTAA
- a CDS encoding glycosyltransferase: protein MISVVLAVYNSEHFIGEAIQSILNQTLADFELIIINDGSTDGSEEVILSFHDPRIRYYKQENKGVAGAKNAGLKQAKGEYITIHDSDDISLPNRFERMLKGLESSDIGFVHSDMLLMTEKGKPFGYWQSNNIFPEAMYPFLLNTGTPFNNPTIIFKREAINGILHDEQVKVGSDTDLVLQIAREWKSYHIPEPLYLYRRHQTNVTNNKDLEVLTRHVRKNLRDEDLKWIPEVDWNSGAGNSLFTAKLIAGVALSRRGMLDEAIYMFRDAIPLIKTQSDRDFFEGMKALVEKDYHRAVNMFRKADEKNHILENYLGEAYLYLKKYDEAFSHFIKALTIQPNYNEPIQNIRAIGLIKGQNTIDKRVNRYK, encoded by the coding sequence ATGATAAGTGTAGTTCTAGCCGTTTATAACAGCGAACATTTTATTGGCGAAGCAATCCAGAGTATTTTAAACCAGACGTTAGCCGACTTTGAATTAATCATTATAAACGATGGGTCAACAGACGGAAGTGAGGAGGTCATCCTATCTTTTCATGATCCGCGCATTCGGTACTATAAGCAAGAAAACAAAGGAGTAGCAGGAGCCAAAAATGCAGGGCTAAAGCAGGCAAAAGGAGAATATATCACGATCCATGACTCTGATGACATCTCCCTTCCCAATAGATTTGAAAGGATGCTAAAGGGTTTGGAATCAAGTGACATTGGATTTGTCCATAGTGACATGCTGTTAATGACTGAGAAGGGCAAACCCTTTGGCTACTGGCAATCCAACAATATTTTCCCCGAAGCCATGTACCCTTTCTTGCTGAATACAGGTACACCTTTTAATAATCCAACTATCATTTTTAAAAGAGAAGCGATTAATGGCATTTTGCATGATGAACAAGTAAAGGTCGGTTCCGATACAGATCTAGTCCTGCAAATCGCTAGAGAGTGGAAATCCTATCATATTCCAGAACCCTTATATCTATACAGAAGACATCAAACAAATGTGACGAACAACAAAGATCTAGAAGTATTGACCAGGCATGTAAGGAAGAATTTAAGAGATGAGGACTTGAAATGGATTCCGGAAGTGGATTGGAATTCAGGTGCTGGGAACTCGCTATTTACCGCAAAACTGATAGCAGGTGTAGCTCTTTCAAGACGAGGAATGCTGGATGAGGCAATCTATATGTTCAGGGATGCCATCCCTCTGATCAAAACCCAATCTGACAGGGATTTTTTTGAAGGAATGAAAGCTCTTGTAGAAAAGGATTATCACCGTGCCGTAAATATGTTTCGTAAAGCAGATGAGAAAAATCATATTCTCGAAAATTACCTCGGAGAAGCCTACCTTTATTTAAAAAAGTATGACGAAGCCTTTTCACATTTTATCAAAGCGCTAACCATTCAACCGAATTATAACGAACCTATACAAAACATAAGAGCAATCGGTTTGATAAAAGGTCAAAATACCATCGATAAACGTGTGAATAGATATAAATGA
- a CDS encoding glycosyltransferase family 4 protein: MKNQVLTGPGKSNGKLHIVYAMTHVGICGGVKVIFEHANKLQNAGAKVTLVSHYQKPNWFPIETDYIQVPFDLELAKGIPDCDVIVATYWDHIQACIESGIAPVVYFEQGDFHLFDYDSMNLTLKNFIQRQYEVPPFVFTVSNQAAGLITKIYGREAQVFPNAVDESVFCVNGEKELGERPYLLMVGGESAAFKGIPDIINAYEKVKEELDIDLYWITPEEPSEKLRSRVTRVFVNPRQQKIGSLYRGAAIYVCGSTYENFPLPPLEAMACGCPVVTTNNTGSLEYAVHEQNAFICNMRDPVDMAEKIKEVFSNDCLKESLITNGLATANHYNWKTIIQNILEYYKNIAEHEVSPENTLEDWDIAIREKDCLNKEDYIRLKKMLLVTNADIVRVPVIYSIEKVPQIARWEVVAIRKNSDGGMVEECYCPEWPLRKLYLYNLKGYQSFLEKQYDKALDEFTQLYNGDQSKDKAVWARWIVLTLIRLQRKQEAKRKLNDFIKEYPHNADFYKLRILAGERDHPDSFSIEAIKILGEATASSEFFYKIEP, encoded by the coding sequence TTGAAAAATCAGGTACTAACAGGACCTGGTAAAAGCAATGGTAAGCTGCATATTGTCTACGCAATGACCCATGTAGGAATTTGTGGTGGTGTAAAAGTAATATTTGAACATGCGAACAAACTACAGAACGCTGGTGCTAAAGTAACGCTTGTTTCGCATTATCAAAAGCCTAACTGGTTTCCAATTGAAACAGATTATATCCAAGTTCCATTTGACCTTGAACTAGCAAAAGGAATCCCGGATTGCGATGTCATTGTAGCCACTTACTGGGACCACATTCAGGCATGTATTGAATCAGGCATTGCACCTGTTGTTTATTTTGAGCAGGGTGATTTTCATTTATTTGACTATGATTCAATGAATTTAACATTAAAGAACTTTATTCAGAGACAATATGAAGTTCCTCCTTTTGTTTTTACTGTTTCAAACCAGGCAGCAGGATTGATTACAAAGATATATGGAAGAGAAGCACAGGTTTTCCCGAATGCAGTAGATGAAAGTGTGTTTTGTGTAAATGGAGAAAAAGAGTTAGGGGAACGTCCATACTTATTGATGGTTGGGGGAGAAAGTGCAGCTTTTAAAGGTATTCCTGATATCATTAATGCATATGAAAAAGTAAAAGAAGAATTAGATATTGATCTGTATTGGATCACACCAGAAGAGCCCTCTGAAAAGTTAAGAAGCCGGGTCACGAGGGTATTTGTCAACCCAAGGCAACAAAAGATAGGCAGCCTATATAGAGGTGCTGCTATATATGTATGTGGGTCAACATATGAGAATTTTCCACTGCCGCCCCTTGAGGCAATGGCCTGTGGGTGTCCTGTTGTTACAACAAATAATACAGGTTCACTGGAATATGCAGTACATGAACAGAATGCCTTCATTTGTAATATGAGAGATCCTGTTGATATGGCCGAAAAAATAAAAGAAGTGTTTTCAAATGATTGCCTAAAAGAGAGTTTGATAACGAATGGATTAGCTACAGCGAATCATTACAACTGGAAAACGATCATCCAGAACATCCTGGAGTATTATAAAAACATTGCAGAGCACGAAGTTTCACCTGAAAACACATTAGAGGATTGGGATATAGCCATAAGAGAAAAGGATTGTTTAAATAAGGAAGATTATATTAGGTTGAAAAAAATGCTCCTTGTAACGAATGCAGATATTGTAAGGGTACCTGTCATTTATTCTATAGAAAAAGTTCCTCAAATAGCGAGGTGGGAAGTAGTCGCAATTAGGAAAAACAGCGATGGAGGAATGGTTGAAGAATGCTATTGTCCTGAATGGCCATTAAGGAAGCTCTATTTGTATAATTTAAAAGGCTATCAATCATTTCTGGAAAAACAATATGATAAGGCATTAGATGAATTTACACAATTATATAATGGGGATCAGTCAAAAGATAAAGCGGTTTGGGCAAGATGGATTGTATTAACATTAATCAGGCTGCAGCGGAAACAAGAAGCAAAGAGAAAACTAAACGATTTTATTAAAGAATATCCACACAATGCGGATTTTTATAAATTAAGGATATTAGCAGGGGAAAGGGATCATCCAGACTCGTTTTCGATTGAGGCAATAAAAATATTAGGTGAGGCTACTGCTTCTTCAGAGTTTTTCTATAAAATTGAACCGTAA